One window of the Eucalyptus grandis isolate ANBG69807.140 chromosome 6, ASM1654582v1, whole genome shotgun sequence genome contains the following:
- the LOC104449204 gene encoding auxin-responsive protein IAA9 → MSPPLLSVGEEECESNVTLLASPSSLGSVCQNAELKERNYMGMGDHPSADGSVIPNAFDGCKITLNLRATELRLGLPGSQSPERDADFCTISSAKLDEKPFFPLHPSNDGHYSSQKIVVSGNKRGFADAMGGDSEAKFMANPEVNVVLSPRPSPNLGLKNGSGLESFGSRPAKVKEIPTAQVAPEKPYSTKETQPNNGSRSNNAGSPAPKAQVVGWPPIRSFRKNSLATTSKNAEEVDGKLGSGALFIKVSMDGAPYLRKVDLKHYSAYQELSSALEKMFSCFTIGALGREMLSESKLKDLLDGAEYVLTYEDKDGDWMLVGDVPWEMFLDTCKRLRIMKSCDAIGLAPRAVEKSKNKN, encoded by the exons ATGTCCCCACCTCTTCTTAGTGTTGGGGAGGAGGAGTGTGAGAGCAATGTCACTTTGCTGGCTTCTCCGTCCTCCTTGGGAAGTGTATGCCAGAACGCTGAGTTGAAAGAGCGTAACTACATGGGCATGGGCGATCATCCTTCAGCGGACGGTTCCGTCATCCCCAATGCCTTTGATGGTTGCAAGATCACCCTTAACCTGAGGGCTACTGAGTTGAGGCTCGGACTTCCTGGATCCCAGTCTCCAGAAAGAGATGCAGACTTTTGCACCATAAGCTCAGCGAAGCTCGATGAAAAGCCGTTCTTTCCTTTACACCCTTCAAATGATGGTCACTACTCTTCGCAGAAAATTGTTGTCTCAGGCAATAAGAGAGGCTTTGCTGATGCTATGGGTGGTGATTCAGAG GCAAAGTTCATGGCAAATCCAGAGGTGAATGTCGTGCTGTCGCCCAGGCCATCTCCCAATTTAGGACTGAAAAATGGTTCTGGCCTTGAAAGCTTTGGATCTAGACCTGCCAAAGTCAAAGAGATACCAACCGCACAGGTTGCACCAGAAAAGCCCTATTCTACCAAGGAAACCCAACCTAACAATGGTTCCAGAAGTAATAATGCCGGCTCACCTGCTCCTAA GGCACAAGTTGTAGGGTGGCCACCTATAAGATCATTCAGGAAGAATTCCCTAGCTACCACTTCGAAGAATGCTGAAGAAGTCGATGGAAAACTAGGATCTGGTGCTTTGTTCATCAAAGTCAGCATGGATGGTGCTCCATATCTGAGGAAAGTTGACTTGAAACATTACAGTGCATACCAGGAGCTGTCTTCTGCCCTTGAAAAGATGTTCAGTTGTTTCACCATAG GTGCTCTGGGCCGGGAGATGCTAAGTGAGAGCAAGCTGAAAGATCTTTTAGATGGAGCAGAGTATGTTCTGACTTATGAGGATAAAGATGGTGACTGGATGCTTGTGGGTGATGTTCCTTGGGA GATGTTTTTGGACACATGCAAGAGACTTCGGATCATGAAGAGTTGCGATGCCATTGGACTAG caCCCAGGGCAGTGGAGAAGTCCAAGAACAAGAACTAG
- the LOC104449203 gene encoding transcription factor bHLH93, with protein sequence MEREMEHYEQHGLLEELLGPQRSQDHLFGTIPTEMNELSSNAWAFDHRCFGESSSLFSPSQPFPVSPSQPFPVSLDQDDLNSLCFSFGNEYPFLQQPHMMSDSSYSPVTGPQFTDSSYSPHEIDAGVQEDQCPLNPLMQEDEPGPVPLLTVTDNFQSLNLQQATCKIEPLHQESPAPPPVVFNMGGSCLEGKSRARKLEGQPSKNLMAERRRRKRLNDRLSMLRSIVPKISKMDRTSILGDTIDYVKELLDKISSLQQESELDLKQLNVLAPLKEMKPNEMSVRNSPQFQVEKRNEDTKIEICCAGKPGLLLSTISTMEALGLEIEHCVISCFNDFAIQASCSEGLEQRNLVSSEDMKQALFRNAGYGGRCL encoded by the exons atggagagagagatggagcaTTATGAGCAGCATGGTCTGTTGGAGGAGCTCCTGGGGCCTCAAAGGAGCCAAGACCACCTATTTGGGACCATCCCCACAGAGATGAACGAGCTCTCTTCCAATGCCTGGGCTTTTGACCATCGCTGCTTTGGCGAAAGctcatctcttttctctccttctcaACCCTTCCCTGTTTCTCCTTCTCAACCCTTCCCCGTCTCCCTTGACCAAGATGACCTCAACAGTTTGTGTTTCTCATTTGGCAATGAGTACCCTTTCTTGCAACAACCCCACATGATGAGCGACTCATCCTACAGCCCGGTCACGGGTCCACAGTTCACTGACTCGTCCTATAGCCCGCACGAGATCGATGCCGGGGTTCAAGAAGATCAGTGCCCCCTTAATCCTTTGATGCAGGAAGACGAGCCGGGTCCTGTTCCGCTTCTGACAGTGACGGACAATTTCCAGAGCCTAAATTTACAACAAGCGACTTGCAAGATTGAGCCTCTACATCAAGAATCTCCAGCACCTCCTCCTGTAGTGTTCAACATGGGCGGTTCTTGTCTGGAAGGGAAGAGCAGGGCCAGGAAGCTGGAGGGCCAACCTTCCAAAAATCTGATGgccgagaggaggaggagaaagcgGTTGAACGATCGCCTCTCGATGCTCCGATCCATTGTTCCCAAGATAAGCAAG ATGGACAGGACATCGATTCTTGGAGACACCATCGACTACGTGAAAGAACTTCTTGACAAGATCAGCAGTTTGCAACAAGAGAGCGAACTGGATTTGAAGCAGCTGAATGTGTTAGCGCCTCTCAAGGAGATGAAGCCAAATGAAATGTCGGTCAGAAACTCCCCACAG TTCCAAGTGGAGAAAAGAAATGAGGACACAAAGATTGAGATTTGCTGTGCGGGGAAGCCAGGATTGTTGCTATCAACCATATCCACCATGGAAGCATTAGGGCTTGAGATTGAGCACTGCGTTATCAGCTGTTTCAATGACTTTGCAATCCAAGCTTCCTGTTCAGAG GGATTGGAGCAGAGAAATCTGGTCAGCTCTGAAGATATGAAGCAAGCTTTGTTCAGGAATGCAGGATACGGAGGGAGGTGCTTGTGA